One part of the Glycine soja cultivar W05 chromosome 11, ASM419377v2, whole genome shotgun sequence genome encodes these proteins:
- the LOC114374498 gene encoding lysine-specific demethylase JMJ25-like, whose amino-acid sequence MAETSERKKPPVIEPPDDLRCRRTGGHTWRCKHWRIHDQPYCEDHFLALRANKNNKKPKPPSTSSASASAQRDNAKRLRERDEEEATVPEKGKHKKKLKLESPKEQVELLLLDRKARSREKIKQTLMRLDECLEIDDEKPLKTTKTKSFSSSSKSNAAKPKISVSESGMCHQCQKSDRTVARCRKCRKRFCVPCIRRWYPQMTKEAIEKSCPYCQGNCNCKSCLRRKDVYVDSGDLGVPQNKDEKIRHLKHLVRALYPFLEQFNHEQQSEMEMEAKTKGLLLSDVEVKKIVCSKDERIYCNNCKTSITDFHRSCPSCSYDLCLTCCREIRCNFLSGEIVEQCVVVSNAHSHGGEPLDPHSCKKESSDICLESSSLRPEHLWKAMKNGAIPCSPKDNGGCGYEYLELKCIFPQNWISKLREKVKRLIKVHGLEDKPTVSAWCSSCFKSHDEIGSINENLRKAATREGSSDNYLYCPSASDVKYGDLEHFQGHWIKGEPVIVRNALELTSGLSWEPMVMWRAMRELTYHGSKHLNVKAIDCLDWCEVEINIHQFFKGYSEGRAHCDSWPEMLKLKDWPPSNLFEQKLPRHGIEFISALPYKEYTHPRTGFLNMATKLPEKSLKPDLGPKTYIAYGFADELGHGDSVAKLHCDMSDAVNILTHTEDVTFSSQHLTKIEMLKQKYVADSAVKCKSTLEENISVQANDLSVLNWSSLIQMSKMENVGPCRKHATAKPPNDSILEKNGKAMASDRELNSSTSGVEVLVGVNAPVLHENISLNSSSALTANHAESLMKEDEMDLSKCDVNMVDVEAKEKWSSPKDIKVGDGKEDFISSLCIIRNDEVQDDIVNEIGGNSGISFEIENGEMINSEERNAIIEREIVVKSSHDLDLKSELNALSSKLQIGKKDWKEENVEEVKKSNTVSSVVHTSMNEAPQQDAGYISQPVDSGNMDRGQEFAKGGAVWDIFRRQDVHRLEEYLKKYCREFRHLHCSQVEKVFHPIHDQVFYLTSYHKSKLKEEFGVEPWTFIQNLGEAVFIPAGCPHQVRNLKSCIKVALDFVSPENIQECIRLTEEFRSLPKNHKAKEDKLGVKKMCLYALRKAADDLEKLEG is encoded by the exons ATGGCAGAGACTAGTGAGAGGAAGAAACCCCCCGTAATAGAACCGCCGGACGACCTCCGTTGCCGCCGTACCGGCGGCCACACATGGCGGTGCAAACACTGGCGGATTCACGACCAGCCCTACTGCGAGGACCATTTCCTTGCCTTACGAGCCAATAAGAACAACAAAAAACCTAAGCCTCCTTCTACTTCTTCTGCTTCCGCTTCAGCGCAAAGAGACAATGCGAAGAGGCTTCGAGAACGagacgaagaagaagcaacTGTTCCGGAGAAAGGCAAACACAAGAAGAAGCTGAAACTCGAATCTCCGAAGGAGCAAGTGGAGCTATTACTACTCGACAGGAAAGCCAGGAGCAGAGAGAAGATCAAGCAAACGCTTATGCGATTGGATGAATGTCTCGAAATCGACGACGAAAAACCGCTCAAAACGACGAAGACGAAGTCGTTTTCTTCTTCGTCCAAGTCCAACGCTGCGAAGCCAAAAATCTCTGTTTCGGAGTCTGGGATGTGTCACCAGTGCCAGAAGAGTGATAGGACCGTCGCTCGCTGTCGGAAATGTCGCAAGCGGTTTTGCGTTCCTTGCATTCGGAGATG GTATCCACAAATGACCAAGGAGGCAATAGAAAAATCTTGTCCATATTGTCAAGGCAATTGTAATTGCAAATCATGTTTACGTAGAAAAGATGTATATGTG GATTCTGGAGATTTAGGAGTGCctcaaaataaagatgaaaagattcgacatttgaagcatttggTGCGAGCATTGTATCCTTTTCTGGAACAATTTAATCATGAGCAGCAGTCGGAAATGGAGATGGAAGCAAAAACTAAAG GGTTATTGCTTTCAGATGTAGAAGTTAAGAAAATTGTTTGTTCCAAAGATGAACGTATTTATTG CAACAATTGCAAAACCTCTATTACTGATTTTCATAGGAGCTGCCCAAGTTGTTCATATGATCTTTGCCTTACTTGTTGCCGGGAAATTCGTTGCAATTTCTTGTCAGGGGAAATAGTTGAGCAGTGTGTTGTTGTTTCTAATGCTCATTCACATGGTGGAGAGCCTTTAGATCCGCACTCATGCAAGAAAGAATCGTCAGACATTTGTCTTGAATCGAGCTCTCTGAGACCAGAGCATTTGTGGAAGGCTATGAAAAATGGTGCGATCCCCTGTTCACCAAAGGATAATGGTGGTTGTGGATATGAATATCTTGAGCTGAAGTGCATATTTCCTCAAAATTGGATTTCAAAGTTAAGGGAAAAAGTGAAAAGATTAATCAAAGTACATGGGCTAGAAGATAAGCCCACAGTTTCTGCATGGTGTAGTTCCTGCTTCAAATCTCATGATGAAATTGGCTCAATCAATGAGAATTTGCGAAAAGCTGCCACTCGAGAAGGTTCAAGTGACAACTATTTGTATTGTCCTTCAGCTAGTGATGTTAAATATGGGGATCTTGAACATTTTCAGGGTCACTGGATTAAGGGAGAACCAGTTATTGTTAGGAATGCTCTTGAGTTAACCTCTGGCTTGAGCTGGGAGCCAATGGTAATGTGGCGTGCAATGCGTGAATTGACTTATCATGGTTCCAAGCATTTGAATGTGAAAGCAATTGACTGCCTAGATTGGTGTGAG GTTGAAATAAATATCCATCAATTTTTCAAGGGATACTCAGAGGGTCGTGCTCATTGTGATTCCTGGCCTGAGATGCTCAAGCTCAAAGATTGGCCTCCATCTAATCTATTTGAGCAGAAGTTACCACGTCATGGTATTGAGTTTATTAGTGCCTTACCCTACAAAGAGTATACACATCCTCGCACTGGTTTTCTTAACATGGCCACAAAGCTACCTGAAAAGTCTTTGAAACCTGACTTGGGACCAAAGACATATATAGCATATGGCTTTGCTGATGAGCTTGGACATGGAGATTCTGTGGCCAAGCTTCATTGTGACATGTCAGATGCG gTAAATATTTTGACACATACTGAAGATGTGACTTTCAGTTCTCAACATCTTACCAAAATAGAGATGTTGAAACAAAAATACGTTGCTGATTCTGCAGTGAAGTGCAAATCAACATTAGAAGAAAATATTTCAGTGCAGGCTAATGATTTGTCAGTTCTTAATTGGTCTTCCCTTATCCAAATGTCAAAAATGGAAAATGTTGGGCCCTGCAGAAAGCATGCTACTGCTAAACCACCAAATGATAGCATTCTTGAGAAAAATGGCAAGGCTATGGCTTCTGATAGAGAATTAAATTCTTCTACATCTGGAGTTGAAGTTCTAGTAGGTGTTAATGCTCCAGTGTTGCATGAAAATATCAGCTTAAATTCTTCAAGTGCTTTAACTGCTAATCATGCGGAAAGTCTTATGAAGGAAGATGAGATGGATCTTAGTAAGTGTGATGTTAACATGGTGGATGTGGAAGCTAAGGAGAAATGGAGCAGCCCTAAGGATATTAAAGTTGGAGATGGTAAGGAAGATTTTATCTCTTCACTTTGTATAATAAGAAATGATGAAGTGCAGGATGACATTGTTAATGAAATAGGAGGAAATTCAGGAAtttcatttgaaattgaaaatggtgaaatgATAAACTCTGAAGAAAGGAATGCAATTATTGAGAGGGAAATTGTTGTCAAATCATCGCATGATTTAGATTTGAAGTCAGAATTAAATGCCTTGAGTAGCAAGTTACAAATTGGAAAAAAGGATTGGAAGGAGGAAAATGTCGAGGAAGTGAAAAAATCTAACACTGTTTCCTCTGTTGTGCATACTTCAATGAATGAGGCGCCGCAGCAGGATGCTGGATATATTAGTCAACCTGTGGACTCTGGAAATATGGATAGAGGACAAGAATTTGCCAAGGGAGGTGCTGTCTGGGATATTTTTCGGAGGCAAGATGTGCACAGGCTTGAGGAATACCTTAAGAAGTATTGTAGGGAATTCAGGCATCTCCATTGTTCTCAAGTGGAGAAG GTTTTTCACCCCATTCATGATCAAGTTTTTTATCTGACTTCTTATCATAAAAGTAAGCTCAAGGAAGAATTTG GAGTTGAACCTTGGACTTTTATACAAAACCTTGGTGAGGCTGTTTTTATACCTGCCGGGTGTCCCCATCAAGTTAGAAACTTAAAG TCGTGCATTAAGGTTGCTCTAGATTTTGTCTCTCCTGAAAATATTCAAGAGTGTATTCGTCTGACTGAGGAATTTCGTTCTCTTCCCAAAAACCATAAAGCAAAGGAAGACAAACTTGGG GTGAAGAAAATGTGTCTCTATGCATTACGCAAGGCTGCAGACGATTTGGAGAAGCTTGAAGGATAA
- the LOC114375717 gene encoding probable metal-nicotianamine transporter YSL7, producing MGTSERIDLEHGGEEVAEAAASVEKAFEGKEVPPWERQVTVRSMVVSLVLGVMFTFIVMKLNLTTGIIPSLNISAGLLGFFFVKAWTKLLAKSGMLMQPYTRQENTVIQTCVVASSGIAFSGGFGSYLFGMSSDIAKQSPEATAQDIKDPGLGWMIAFAFVVSFLGLFSLVPLRKIMIVDFKLTYPSGTATAHLINSFHTTEGAKLAKKQVNLLGKFFSFSFFWGFFQWFYTASDGCGFSNFPTFGLEAYKNKFFFDFSTTYVGVGMICPYIINVSLLVGGIISWAIMWPLIDNKKGDWYSAKLEQSSLHGLQGYKVFIAIAMILGDGLYNFIKVLGRTLLGLYNQFYRKSLGTSSSSSDPNSPPLLSYDDERRIDMFLKDQIPVWFAVIGYVVIAVASIVIVPHIFPQLKWYYIVVIYIIAPALAFCNAYGCGLTDWSLASTYGKLAIFTIGAWAGASQGGVIAGLAACGVMMNIVSTASDLTQDFKTGYMTLASPRSMFLSQVLGTAMGCVISPCVFWLFYKAFGNLGIPGSAYPAPYALVYRNMAILGVDGFSALPQYCLTLCCVFFVAAIGINLIRDLVGEKWAKFIPVPMAMAIPFYIGSYFAIDMCVGSLILFIWQRLDKVNADTFGSAVASGLICGDGIWTLPSSFLALAGVKPPICMKFLSRGVNTKVDGFLES from the exons ATGGGTACTTCAGAAAGGATCGACTTGGAGCACGGCGGCGAGGAGGTGGCGGAAGCGGCGGCGTCGGTGGAGAAGGCGTTTGAGGGGAAGGAGGTGCCGCCATGGGAGAGGCAGGTGACGGTGAGGTCGATGGTGGTGAGTTTGGTGTTGGGGGTGATGTTTACGTTCATCGTCATGAAGCTTAACCTAACGACGGGAATTATTCCGTCGCTAAACATATCGGCGGGGCTGCTAGGGTTTTTCTTCGTGAAGGCGTGGACGAAGCTGCTCGCCAAATCGGGGATGCTTATGCAACCGTATACTCGTCAGGAGAATACTGTTATTCAAACTTGCGTTGTTGCCTCTAGTGGCATTGCTTTCAGCg GAGGTTTTGGTAGCTACTTGTTTGGAATGAGTTCAGATATTGCTAAACAATCTCCAGAAGCTACTGCACAGGATATTAAGGACCCAGGTTTAGGATGGATGATAGCATTTGCATTTGTTGTTAGCTTTCTTGGCCTCTTTTCATTGGTTCCACTACGAAAG ATTATGATCGTAGACTTCAAATTGACATATCCCAGTGGTACTGCAACGGCCCATCTTATCAATAGTTTCCATACAACAGAGGGTGCCAAACTAGCTAA GAAGCAAGTAAATTTGCTGGGAAAGTTCTTCTCTTTTAGCTTCTTTTGGGGCTTCTTCCAATGGTTTTACACTGCTAGTGATGGTTGTGGCTTTAGCAACTTCCCTACATTTGGTCTGGAAGCCTATAAAAACAA GTTCTTCTTCGACTTTTCGACTACATATGTCGGGGTTGGGATGATATGCCCATATATAATCAATGTATCCCTTTTGGTTGGTGGAATTATCTCATGGGCTATCATGTGGCCTctcattgataataaaaaaggaGACTGGTACTCTGCAAAGCTAGAGCAGAGCAGTTTGCATGGCCTTCAAGGTTACAAA GTTTTCATAGCAATAGCAATGATTCTTGGTGACGGTCTATACAACTTCATCAAGGTTCTTGGCCGAACCCTTCTTGGTTTGTATAACCAATTCTACAGAAAAAGCTTGGgcacatcatcatcatccagTGATCCAAATTCACCTCCATTACTTTCATACGATGATGAACGCAGAATTGACATGTTCCTCAAGGACCAAATCCCCGTATGGTTTGCTGTCATTGGCTACGTTGTGATTGCAGTAGCCTCAATTGTGATTGTCCCCCACATTTTCCCACAGCTCAAGTGGTACTACATTGTTGTGATCTACATCATTGCACCAGCATTAGCATTTTGCAATGCATATGGGTGTGGACTCACAGATTGGTCCCTTGCATCAACCTATGGAAAATTGGCCATCTTCACTATTGGTGCATGGGCTGGTGCATCTCAGGGTGGTGTCATTGCTGGTTTGGCTGCATGTGGAGTCATGATGAACATTGTGTCCACAGCATCTGATCTAACGCAAGATTTCAAGACAGGTTACATGACATTAGCTTCACCAAGGTCCATGTTTTTGAGCCAAGTTTTAGGAACTGCCATGGGCTGTGTTATATCTCCTTgtgttttttggcttttttacAAGGCTTTTGGCAACCTAGGGATTCCTGGCTCAGCATATCCTGCACCTTATGCTCTTGTTTATCGCAACATGGCGATACTTGGAGTAGATGGCTTCTCAGCTTTGCCACAATATTGTCTCACCCTTTGTTGTGTGTTCTTTGTGGCAGCAATAGGTATCAATCTTATTAGAGATTTGGTTGGAGAAAAATGGGCCAAGTTTATTCCTGTTCCTATGGCTATGGCAATACCCTTTTATATTGGAAGTTACTTTGCTATTGATATGTGTGTTGGTAGTTTGATCTTGTTTATTTGGCAGAGGCTTGATAAGGTTAATGCTGACACATTTGGATCAGCTGTGGCTTCTGGTTTGATTTGTGGGGATGGAATTTGGACACTTCCTAGCTCATTTTTGGCTCTAGCAGGAGTGAAACCACCTATCTGCATGAAATTTTTGTCCAGAGGGGTAAATACAAAGGTGGATGGATTCTTAGAATCTTGA